A stretch of Anas acuta chromosome 3, bAnaAcu1.1, whole genome shotgun sequence DNA encodes these proteins:
- the CNR1 gene encoding cannabinoid receptor 1 isoform X2 gives MKSILDGLADTTFRTITTDLLYVGSNDIQYEDMKGDMASKLGYYPQKFPLSSFRGDPFQEKMTAGDDPLLSIIPSDQINITEFYNKSLSTFKDNEENIQCGENFMDMECFMILNPSQQLAIAVLSLTLGTFTVLENLLVLCVILHSRSLRCRPSYHFIGSLAVADLLGSVIFVYSFVDFHVFHRKDSPNVFLFKLGGVTASFTASVGSLFLTAIDRYISIHRPLAYKRIVTRPKAVVAFCVMWTIAIVIAVLPLLGWNCKKLNSVCSDIFPLIDETYLMFWIGVTSVLLLFIVYAYMYILWKAHSHAVRMIQRGTQKSIIIQTTEDGKVQITRPDQTRMDIRLAKTLVLILVVLIICWGPLLAIMVYDVFGKMNKLIKTVFAFCSMLCLLNSTVNPIIYALRSKDLRHAFRSMFPTCEGTAQPLDNSMESDCQHKHANNTGNVHRAAESCIKSTVKIAKVTMSVSTDTTAEAL, from the coding sequence ATGAAGTCAATCCTAGATGGCCTCGCAGATACAACTTTCCGAACAATTACGACAGATCTCCTTTACGTGGGCTCCAACGATATCCAGTACGAAGACATGAAAGGCGACATGGCATCCAAGCTGGGATACTACCCCCAGAagttccccctctcctccttcagGGGTGATCCTTTCCAAGAAAAAATGACTGCGGGAGATGATCCCCTGCTGAGCATTATTCCCTCAGACCAGATCAATATCACAGAGTTTTACAACAAGTCCTTGTCCACGTTTAAGGATAATGAGGAGAACATACAGTGTGGGGAGAACTTCATGGATATGGAGTGCTTTATGATCCTgaaccccagccagcagctggccaTCGCCGTTCTGTCGCTCACCCTGGGCACCTTCACGGTCCTCGAGAACCTCCTGGTCCTGTGTGTCATCCTCCACTCCCGAAGCCTCCGGTGTAGGCCCTCCTACCACTTCATCGGCAGCCTGGCTGTGGCTGACCTCCTGGGCAGCGTGATTTTTGTCTACAGTTTTGTTGATTTCCATGTTTTCCACCGGAAGGACAGCCCGAACGTCTTCTTGTTCAAGCTGGGTGGAGTTACAGCCTCCTTCACCGCCTCCGTAGGTAGCCTTTTCCTCACGGCAATAGACCGGTACATCTCTATTCACAGGCCGCTCGCTTACAAAAGGATTGTTACCCGACCAAAGGCTGTCGTAGCGTTTTGTGTGATGTGGACCATCGCCATCGTAATAGCCGTTCTTCCCCTGCTCGGCTGGAACTGCAAAAAGCTCAACTCCGTGTGTTCAGACATATTCCCCCTCATCGACGAGACCTACCTGATGTTCTGGATCGGGGTCACCAGCGTCCTCTTGCTGTTCATTGTCTATGCCTACATGTACATACTGTGGAAGGCGCACAGCCACGCTGTTCGCATGATTCAGCGTGGCACGCAGAAAAGCATAATCATTCAGACTACGGAGGATGGTAAAGTACAGATCACTAGGCCTGATCAAACTCGTATGGACATCAGGTTAGCCAAAACCTTGGTCCTTATTCTAGTCGTTTTAATCATATGCTGGGGCCCTCTCCTCGCCATAATGGTGTACGATGTCTTTGGGAAAATGAACAAGCTCATCAAGACTGTCTTTGCCTTCTGTAGCATGCTCTGTCTGCTGAATTCGACAGTGAATCCCATCATCTACGCTCTGAGGAGCAAGGACTTACGACATGCCTTCCGCAGCATGTTCCCCACCTGCGAAGGGACTGCACAGCCTCTGGATAACAGCATGGAGTCTGACTGCCAGCACAAACACGCCAACAACACGGGGAACGTGCACAGGGCCGCCGAGAGCTGCATTAAGAGCACAGTTAAGATTGCCAAAGTGACCATGTCTGTCTCCACAGACACGACTGCTGAAGCGTTGTAA